The segment CAGATCAGAGTGGAAAACAGCTGTCCTGCAGTGTCCATGACCAATGGCTGAATCCTGAGAACCTGAAGGAGCCTGACCTGATTAGTGCTTTTGTTTGCGGATTGTTGCATGAGGGCACTTTAGGATTAAGACCGTTTTTCTCACAGTATCTTCACTATTTAAACATCCATGTGGATAATGAATATATGCATTACAAAATTGTCTTCTCAGGCTTATTCACTGAAGGactacaaaaacatgaaacaggAGGTGAGGCTTGGAGGTCTTGGACCAACAAACACAATACCAGAAGCTGTGGTAAATACTCACTTCAGATTGTATAAGGACTTAAGCATATGACGATATTcacatataatgttgtttaatcagaataatttgtgtgtgtggagATTTAGGAGAAAGACTCAATGGATAATTGGTGATCTCCTTGTTGAATATTGATTTAGCTAATCCCTAATTGCTACGTCCAATTGTCAAGTGAGGGCCATGTCTCAATAACCCCCTCTTTTCATTTCCTCATGAATTTAAAAGACTTGTGTTTCTGAACACAATAGAAATGGACCAACTAATCTAATGAGCACAGCTCTCAAAAAGCAAACGGAGACATTTTCCAGCTCGGCTGATGTAAAAATTTCacatgaaataactgttttcgcacCGCTCACAGCCTGAGAGATGTGTTAACACTGATTCTGAAAGGGATGATGAGTTTTATTTGGCTTTGTTTGCTGCTGTTGAGTAGCTTCATGGAGTGAAATTCAAAGAAACAGAGGGGCCTCAAAGAAGAAATGGCTTAGGTAATTAAAGTTCCCTTTTGTAATCTTGCTGCTCTTTCTTTCACTCCTGTCAGGCAGAGAAAATTAGACGACAGAAGCTGTATTCAAATGTGATCCGCGAACAGAACAAGAAGATAAGTAGGATTCCCTCTCTGTCGGCCAAGGACCCAGTGGGCAGTGACAACAAGAACATCATTCCCAGGAGGAAGGTAAGAGAATCTCCTTCTGAAAACATTAGCTTTATTTATTCTCTACATCATATATTGTATGTCTTTCATCCCAAGTGGTTTACGTGTGTATATGTTAtcatatttgtatttcttttctttttatttattttttgaccagGCTTTAGAATATGCCAAAACGATTGCAAAGCCCAAACCCCCTCCAAAGCCAAAGGACAGAAGCAGAGAGCAGAACGTGAGCACACGGTTTGAAATGGACCCATTCCATCTGGCCACTCTGGAGATGCTGAGACGGCACGAGGAAGAGAAACGTGCCGTGGCTCGCTTCAGAACCATTCATGCTATTTAAATCTAAAAAGCACCCTGCATATATGAGTTTTATCAATTGCACTTCTATAGAACCCTTATTTTTCCTTGCTTTAActttgtgtgtactgtatatatgcataCTGCTCATTATAATCCCGCTCAGTTGCAAATCACTGGAAGTGGAACAGGTGCGTAACATGTAATCCACTGCATACTCATTTCGAAAGCCATTTTTTGATCTAAAGAAATCTCGAATGAAATGCTGTGGGGTTTTGTTGCTTGGCTTTGCATTATCCTGCTATTTCCCCATTGTTTCAATAGATCTGTGCACAAGAGCAATCTCTTAAAGCACACCTGGATGCACCGTTAACCCAGTGTAATGTGCCGTTTTCTGTCAGTTCCCGGCTATTAGTCTGATTATATCCACTTTCGCCTGCCCTTTTCTTTCACCAAATAGGTCAAATAAGGATGACACTTTGAAGCCACCCTTATTAGAACACACAAACTTGTATTCTGTATTTTAAAGTGATAATTTTCCCCCTAAAACAAGCTCAAGCACCAATTTCTTTAATGGAAGCTTTAGATCGTTATCAAAGAGCTATTTACTcctatgtaatattttaattagattataGCCTCTATTTAACCCATCATGTCTGCTTTGATactctgtgttttcagtgttaAGCCTCAGAGGCGAGGCTAATAAATGCCGGACCTTTTGAATTaatgagaaatgctgcctttCCAGACCGACTCTCTttgcatcttttatttttttcaccctctctctcttttttcctgcCATTGAAATCAGTTAATTGAAGGGGTCTCTCTCAACCGCACATGAAGGAGGTTGAATTAGCATCCCTTTTTACGGATTGGGAGACTGAGGCAGGCTTTGATCTGTGGGCAGTGCTGAAGGAGGCGGCAAGCCCCCTGAAAATGAGCTGATGGCTCTGCTATTAGAGCAACATGCAGATGCGTCCATGTGTTGCAAAACGCTTAATCTTTTAATTGATCACCTTCCGCACAGCCTATTctcttgcagtgttttattttccGCGGCTAAATCAGAATCACGTTTTGAAAACGACATGAATTGCTTTTAAAAGGGTGGAAGTGTGCCACATACCCTGTTAGAGTAAAAAAAAGGGGCTCTTGCCGCAAATGAATGCGAGCTACTCCTTGCTACACGTTAACATtagtatttgatttaaaaatgtcagttttataattatttaccatatatatatatatatatatatatatatatatatatatatatatatatatatatatatatatatatatgtgtgtgtgtgctatttatttatttatgtttacaaaatattttagacGAGtctaattaaatgttattaaaactgCTGTGAAGTATCTTCTTCAGTTAAGAACTAAACCCCTCTCATCGaactcaaaaaaatgttgaagctATGCAAGTAGCCTATGCCAACAGggttttcaaataatgtttcagTAACAACAAAAGTTGACAAGAGTGAACTGACAGAACTGAAATCGTCGCGAGAAAGTTGGTAACCATAGCAACGGCTGCGCAATCCGGACGGTAGCTGGGCCTACTTCAAAAAAGTAGGCTACTGTTGGCTTATTTTTATCACGTTATTATAGATTTACACATCAGAAATATAACACGTTAACCTTTTGTAAATCATTTGATAGAAACTCTAAAAGGTAAAAGATGAAGCCCTACTGACTGATATTCCGTTTAAACATCCTTAAAAGTTATTGAGTAATTCACATCCTGAAACTAAACTGCAATAACTACACCGTTATTAGACTAATAAAATTCATGCCAAGACTTTTTTTGTAAGTCGCATAAAACTAAAACGATACTAAAAGAACAAGGACCAAGTGTGTCATAAAACTGGATTTAACATTTGGCATAGGAATAGTGTAGGCTAATAGTCAACAGTATAAGGACAAATTGTTGTATATCGATCGTCCAAAAACAATTCCAATATTCTCACTCCATTCCCACAAATAATATTTTCCACACATCCGATTTCGAAAATATGCTCACATTCAGACTCCGATCTCTGAAGCACGGTTGATTTCAGAATATTAATTATACTGATTCTCATATTCTAATCCTTAAAGTTAGTCCCATTTATTAGCTACATCTATCCAGATATTCCCATTGACTTTATAGGCTATTTTCCAGTTATCAATGAAGAATAGGGGGAAAATGACAAACAAGGAGCAGAGCTAAATCATGCATGCTCACGCATTCGTGCATAGCAATGATGCAAATACTAGTTTTGATTGACAAATCAATAGATTTTCCATGTGATttctatttattgttattattattcagtctAATATTAGTGCTAATACTGTTGTTATGTATAATCTGGACTATTATTAGTTTCTCTATTAATGTTCGAAATTGTGATAACCCGCAGCTTTGAGGAAATTATGAATTCATAAACTTTCAAAGCACAAAAAAGACGCAGCTCGTTTAAGAATTGTCTTAGATAATTCACTCAATGTACATttgtttatatacattatttgttTTAACAAATGGCAAGTCACAGTTTTTGAGTTCATAAATATGTCAGTCTACAAAATTCCAACCAATATCATCGTCTCGCTAAAGTGCTGAATATCTTAAATGTTACACTTCAATTGTAATGGAAATTAATGGTTACATCTCTCGAATGATTGTTTATCAAGTACATCATAAATCTATTTACAGACTGTCAGTATACATTATATCATTCATTCCAAATTTACAGAAATGATCAAAGTCGTCCGACACAAAGCCATGACTATtgtgataataatattaataataataataataatgtggaatAGACACGTGTCATTTAAAGTCCTTCAGCTGTCCAGAATTTTCTTAAGCGCCTGAACAGTATAACAGTAGACCAATGCTCTCTcgcaaaaaaattacaaaaaataaaaaataattgttcatGGGGTGATGATACTAGAGTAAATGTTCAGGAGAGCAAATGTCATCTTCAATATCGACATCATCTTCATTGTCGTCCAGCGTGTATCTGTCCGGGCTCATGCCGTTTTTACCGTCTGTACTTTTCTCGTGCATTTCGCTCTCGCTCGTGTTCTCCAGCGATCTGTCTGCATCATTTGGGTTTTTCTGATCGTCTTGTGTTTTCCTCAGTTGCTTTTTATGCTTCATCCTCCGGTTCTGAAACCACGTCTTTACCTGCGCAAGGCAAACGAATGATAAGCCTTAGTGAACTCCTGATTCGTTTTCATAAAAGGTTTGTTAGCACATGTAAGATCTTAAAAATGTTATCTAAGTTCTTCAATTATATTAATCGTTATTACCTGTGTTTCCGATAGACTGAGCGCAGTAGCCAGCTCCACGCGCTCAGGTGTGGACAGATATCTCTGGATCTCGAACCTTTTCTCCAGTCCGGATAACTGTGAGTCTGAGAACACTGTTCTGGCCTTTCTGCGTCTGCAGTGCTTCCCTGGTAAATCGGGGTGATGCTGAAATAACGCAGGCATCTGCATTCCTTTTGCAATGGAAACATAATAGTaatcattaatacattttgttcGAATTTAGATTAAGATTGCAGCCTTGTAGAAAACTTTCCATGTTTATGTTTCAGTCGCGTTTTCAAATTAACAGCGCAGGTGAAAGCGAAAAGTGAAAAACGTACAATATaaatcagaaaaatatatatttattgttttaatctagttaattcttttattattttcccTCAGTAAATAATATaatcgattaaaaaaatacagatgtgGTTTTAATTTACaggtgatttaaaaaataataagaattattattattattattattattattattattatataatcataataatatgtggttactaatataatttacaaatgtataatttacaaaTTCTAACCCTTAAAAATACGGTCGTCAATACAGTCACGATAATGGaaacaaaataagatttgtctTGAATAAAACCAATTGATTTGAATGTTATACCACACGAAGCAAATTTTAGGGTAATTGACATCATATGCTTTCACTGTACCATTTTACCAATATTAAGGTTTAGATTATGGaataatttctaaaatattaaCTGTAATAAGGCCTGTTTGATATCTTCCATTCCATTCCACAAAGATACGCGACTTTGTAAGCATACATCCATCAAATGCATAGAAATTGCATAATTTTCTTCACGTAAAGGCCCGATTTTAGGGTTGGCTACTTACCGGAGGTGAAAAAGTATGGATGGTGTTCGGGTTTGTGTAGCGGATGATGCGG is part of the Carassius auratus strain Wakin chromosome 10, ASM336829v1, whole genome shotgun sequence genome and harbors:
- the LOC113110466 gene encoding brain-specific homeobox protein homolog — protein: MNLNYISPVPQMPAQRSTSFFIEDILLHKPKPLREVFPSPFSNSLASRMPLIEYGYPLMPTPILAHHPHHPLHKPEHHPYFFTSGMQMPALFQHHPDLPGKHCRRRKARTVFSDSQLSGLEKRFEIQRYLSTPERVELATALSLSETQVKTWFQNRRMKHKKQLRKTQDDQKNPNDADRSLENTSESEMHEKSTDGKNGMSPDRYTLDDNEDDVDIEDDICSPEHLL